One Amblyomma americanum isolate KBUSLIRL-KWMA chromosome 8, ASM5285725v1, whole genome shotgun sequence DNA window includes the following coding sequences:
- the LOC144101217 gene encoding uncharacterized protein LOC144101217, with amino-acid sequence MAFSVSPLRELSVEQLEVIVGERNKTGMHVYYTGGFDARKRAFSCVPPGKIEEPGALTFFIVNESASGQPAAFIRLGVYNHHYARFMEITMSATHYGARREINGVNAQFTPLVTTPVKGPHVVQYKRTGGRLEIHLDRQLFVDRDALQSAHDLDNLVVFYTDQGSGQLSPFVFHEAHWTVADVRRAVDSSNYLSKKDIAFFHDNVSVRVGGYVLYNGKWPAGRQITLWVGVTSVQSLSPSATEQAMVLLKMYRGGFIYSHVSEVATATINTQYTSFKLNELFITFPEVLTEYKVVTGETFY; translated from the exons ATGGCGTTCTCAGTATCTCCCCTCCGAGAGCTCAGTGTCGAGCAACTGGAAGTCATCGTTGGTGAAAGGAACAAGACTGGCATGCACGTATATTACACG GGCGGCTTCGACGCTAGGAAAAGGGCGTTCTCCTGCGTACCTCCCGGCAAAATCGAGGAACCTGGTGCCCTCACCTTCTTCATTGTTAACGAGTCGGCCTCCGGACAACCAGC GGCCTTCATCCGATTGGGCGTATATAACCATCATTATGCGAGATTCATGGAAATAACCATGTCCGCAACCCATTATGGTGCAAGGAGAGAAATAAACGGCGTGAATGCACAGTTCACTCCCTTGGTGACAACGCCCGTGAAAGGACCGCATGTGGTGCAGTACAAAAGGACTGGAGGCAGGTTGGAG ATACATTTGGACCGCCAATTATTCGTTGATAGGGACGCCCTGCAATCGGCACATGACCTCGACAACCTTGTCGTGTTTTATACAGACCAAGGCTCCGGACAGTTGTCACCATTCGTGTTCCATGAGGCTCACTGGACCGTGGCAGACGTGCGTCGAGCAGTCGAC AGTTCCAACTACCTTTCGAAGAAGGACATTGCCTTCTTTCATGATAACGTGTCCGTTCGGGTCGGAGGCTACGTTCTCTACAACGGAAAGTGGCCTGCTGGCAGACA GATCACATTATGGGTTGGGGTAACTTCAGTCCAGTCCTTGAGCCCAAGTGCGACGGAGCAGGCCATGGTGCTGTTGAAGATGTACAGGGGCGGCTTCATTTACTCCCACGTCAGTGAGGTGGCCACCGCGACGATAAACACGCAGTACACGTCATTTAAACTCAACGAACTCTTCATCACGTTCCCCGAAGTGCTGACGGAGTACAAAGTG GTAACCGGAGAAACATTTTACTAG